The window TCCACCGTCCCTGTTGGTCGTACCACCGTAACCATGTCCGTTCCGCGCCATCACAACGGCCCTGCCAGACGCCCAAACCCAACTGTAATGGTTCAATCCACCAGCCCTGACCAGAGATCGTCACTTCTTGATAGCTGCCTGCCTGTAGCTGAAATCCTCGCAGTTGGCTAGTTTCTGAGTCAAACACAGCGTAGTAGGGAATCTGCAAAATCTGCTCATAGACCTGCCATTTAGTGGGAGGGGTGCCCGGTTCTCGCTGGGTTTTGCCCAAGTCTTCTGCCTCTGTGCCAGGGGACAGAAACTCAATCACCATAAGGGGAGCTACACCCTCATCCCACACAACGTAACTCTGTCGTAGGTATTGCTGTCGGTAGAGTTTGGGAACGCCTACCACAACAAACCAGTCGGGACGTTTGTACCAGTTGAGATGCTCTGGGTCGTAGTAAACATGCAGGTCACCAGCCGTAAAGACTTGCTCTGGGGAGCACACAGGGGGGCGACAGGTCTGGTGCAAGATGGGCAGTTGGCGCAGGTGATATTCGTCGGGCAATCCAGGATCCTCTGGGTTTTCACTGGGT is drawn from Cyanobacteriota bacterium and contains these coding sequences:
- a CDS encoding Uma2 family endonuclease, producing the protein MVQFVPGAAAKTLPTMFDLPSENPEDPGLPDEYHLRQLPILHQTCRPPVCSPEQVFTAGDLHVYYDPEHLNWYKRPDWFVVVGVPKLYRQQYLRQSYVVWDEGVAPLMVIEFLSPGTEAEDLGKTQREPGTPPTKWQVYEQILQIPYYAVFDSETSQLRGFQLQAGSYQEVTISGQGWWIEPLQLGLGVWQGRCDGAERTWLRWYDQQGRWIPTQEELTEQERMQKEQAQQRAEQAQQRAEQLAAYLRSLGIDPDDIAP